Proteins found in one Micropterus dolomieu isolate WLL.071019.BEF.003 ecotype Adirondacks linkage group LG12, ASM2129224v1, whole genome shotgun sequence genomic segment:
- the vbp1 gene encoding prefoldin subunit 3 produces MAATIDNSNAVQATKKKHLGIPEAVFVEDVDSFMKQPGNETADSALRKLDEQYQKYKYMELNLSQKKLRLKSQIPQITQTLEILRHMQKKKETTDPMETHFLLADNVYCKALVPPTNKVCLWLGANVMLEYDIDEAQALLEKNLSTASRNLETLEDDLDFLRDQFTTTEVNMARVYNWDVKRRSKENLLKSADKS; encoded by the exons ATGGCGGCGACCATAGACAACAGCAATGCCGTACAGGCGACAAAGAAAAAGCACCTCGGGATCCCTGAAGCCGTGTTTGTG GAGGATGTCGACTCTTTTATGAAGCAGCCAGGCAACGAGACGGCAGATTCAGCATTGAGGAAACTGGACGAACAGTAccagaaatataaatacatggAGCTCAACCTGTCTCAAAAGAAACTCAG GTTGAAAAGCCAGATTCCACAAATCACACAGACGCTAGAAATCCTAAGGCACATGCAGAAGAAAAAG GAGACCACAGACCCCATGGAAACACACTTCCTATTGGCTGACAATGTTTACTGCAAGGCCTTAGTGCCGCCCACCAATAAAGTCTGCCTATGGTTAGGG GCTAACGTCATGTTAGAGTACGACATCGATGAAGCCCAGGCTCTCCTAGAGAAGAACCTTTCAACAGCATCTCGTAACCTAGAGACACTCGAGGACGATCTGGATTTCCTGCGAGACCAGTTCACCACCACCGAAGTCA ACATGGCACGAGTCTACAACTGGGACGTGAAGAGAAGGAGCAAAGAAAACCTCCTCAAATCAGCAGACAAGTCTTAA
- the LOC123980549 gene encoding C-C chemokine receptor type 5-like, translating to MIWILLLVSLTSSVSDGEENATTYDVYDYSSYYGGDVGEFIPCNYDHVGDFGRVFLPTLYSLVFILGFVSNSLVVCVLVKHRNQTNFTDICLFNLALSDLLFVLTLPFYSHYSVVSEWTFGDFMCRFIAGFHNIGFFSGIFFIVVMTLDRYVVLMHAQAVPRYRTLRKGIALTVFIWMLSMSVSLPAFVFTKLTDESGVLRCAYLPENDDWETYDLLAINILGLLIPLLVMVVCYSRMIPTLVNMRSGKKHRVDKMIMAVAVAFFLFWGPYNICLFLRFLKSTGKLLLDCKQEGQLMVSVTVTEAFAYTHCCLYPIIYAFVRQTFRKEVVQLLSKCVPGIHFARDLSDSSFRKSSVVSRSYEITSTFIE from the exons ATGATCTGGATCCTTCTGCTTGTCAGCCTGACCTCCTCTGTCTCTG ATGGTGAAGAAAATGCCACCACCTACGACGTGTATGATTATTCATCTTATTATGGAGGGGATGTGGGAGAGTTCATTCCTTGCAACTACGACCATGTGGGAGATTTTGGCAGGGTTTTTCTGCCCACTCTATATAGTTTGGTTTTCATTCTCGGCTTCGTAa GTAACAGCCTCGTGGTGTGTGTCCTGGTGAAGCACAGAAACCAGACTAACTTCACAGACATCTGCCTTTTCAACCTGGCTCTCTCCGACCTCTTGTTCGTCCTCACGCTGCCTTTCTACTCTCACTACTCTGTGGTCAGTGAATGGACTTTCGGAGACTTTATGTGCCGCTTCATCGCTGGCTTCCACAACATCGGGTTCTTCAGCGGCATCTTCTTCATCGTTGTCATGACGCTGGACCGCTACGTCGTCCTCATGCACGCGCAAGCAGTACCACGATATCGCACTCTGAGGAAAGGCATCGCTCTGACTGTGTTCATCTGGATGCTGAGCATGAGTGTCTCTCTACCGGCTTTTGTCTTTACAAAGTTGACAGACGAGTCTGGCGTGCTGCGCTGTGCCTACCTACCTGAAAACGATGACTGGGAGACTTATGACCTCTTGGCAATAAACATACTGGGTCTTCTGATTCCCTTGTTGGTGATGGTAGTTTGCTACTCCAGGATGATCCCCACGCTAGTGAACATGAGGAGTGGAAAGAAGCACCGCGTTGACAAGATGATCATGGCCGTAGCTGTGGCCTTTTTCTTATTCTGGGGTCCATATAACATTTGCCTTTTCTTGAGGTTTCTGAAATCTACAGGTAAATTACTGCTTGATTGCAAACAGGAAGGGCAGTTAATGGTGTCAGTAACAGTGACCGAGGCCTTTGCCTACACTCACTGCTGCCTGTACCCCATCATATACGCTTTTGTACGACAAACGTTTAGGAAAGAAGTCGTGCAGCTGCTGAGCAAATGTGTGCCTGGGATTCACTTTGCCAGAGATTTATCAGATAGCTCATTCAGGAAAAGCTCAGTCGTGTCCAGGTCCTATGAGATCACCTCCACTTTCATCGAGTAG
- the LOC123979885 gene encoding butyrophilin-like protein 8 translates to MICSILLLISLTSCVCGTFVVNVTQTSYQAEENENITLEWTFTTKTDRPPVPLFICCQLLTDRTDSVMYLLREGVEVPESQDEQFAGRVQCDKDVLREGRIRLHVSRLRTEDSGLYLCEVLTNYGGNYNECRLIVTGRLTQ, encoded by the exons ATGATCTGCAGCATCCTGCTGCTCATCAGCCTGACCTCCTGTGTCTGTG GAACATTTGTAGTGAATGTGACACAGACCTCCTATCAGGCAGAGGAGAACGAGAACATCACACTGGAGTGGACCTTCACAACCAAAACTGACAGGCCTCCCGTCCCCCTTTTTATTTGCTGTCAGCTGTTAACTGATCGTACGGATTCAGTGATGTATCTTCTGCGTGAAGGTGTTGAGGTCCCAGAGTCTCAGGATGAACAGTTTGCAGGACGAGTCCAGTGTGACAAAGACGTCCTCAGAGAAGGACGAATCAGACTTCATGTGTCCAGACTCAGGACTGAGGACTCGGGCCTGTACCTGTGTGAAGTACTCACAAATTACGGCGGCAACTATAATGAATGCAGACTCATTGTTACTGGTAGGTTGACTCAATAG